The Candidatus Tumulicola sp. genome has a window encoding:
- the purD gene encoding phosphoribosylamine--glycine ligase produces the protein MKVLIVGSGAREHALAWKIARSSGVEAIFAAPGNAGTASLGTNWPGVSATDVRSIAARAAQEKIDLAVIGPEAALAAGVADALRREGVATFGPGRAGARLESSKAYAKQCMLRWGIPTAAFRVANDKKQAMNHLKHWQYGGVVVKADGLAAGKGVVVFDSADEASGVVERWYEERSVPGGGTCIVLEEKLAGKEVSVMAITDGTRAQILEPACDYKRAGDGDTGPNTGGMGAYSPASDVVDGALLERVKREVIERARLGLERDGIEYRGCLYAGLMITSRGPYVLEFNARFGDPETQVVLPRIESGFLEALCEIAGLKSGIPHPGLKPRHYNTDIPHSSSACVAVVMTSDGYPESSKPVSGLPAPAPQEDVTFFWGGSKTAGDKIDASGGRVLTVSALGDSIASARERAYAACSAYAASLPQDTTLRWRTDIAERASKSAVNAALTPHAPSG, from the coding sequence ATGAAAGTCCTCATCGTCGGCTCGGGCGCACGGGAACACGCGCTCGCCTGGAAGATCGCGCGGTCCTCCGGCGTTGAAGCGATCTTCGCCGCGCCGGGCAATGCCGGCACCGCGTCGCTCGGCACCAATTGGCCCGGCGTGTCCGCCACCGACGTCCGATCGATCGCGGCGCGCGCCGCGCAGGAGAAGATCGATCTGGCCGTGATCGGGCCGGAGGCTGCCCTCGCCGCGGGCGTCGCCGATGCGTTGCGTCGCGAAGGCGTGGCCACCTTCGGTCCCGGCCGCGCCGGCGCGCGGCTCGAGTCCAGCAAGGCGTACGCGAAGCAATGCATGTTGCGTTGGGGCATCCCGACGGCCGCATTCCGCGTCGCCAACGACAAGAAACAGGCTATGAATCACCTCAAGCACTGGCAGTATGGCGGCGTCGTCGTCAAAGCCGACGGTTTGGCAGCCGGTAAGGGCGTTGTGGTCTTCGATTCCGCGGACGAAGCGAGCGGCGTCGTCGAGCGCTGGTACGAGGAACGTTCGGTGCCTGGCGGCGGCACGTGCATCGTCCTGGAAGAAAAACTCGCCGGCAAGGAAGTGTCGGTCATGGCGATCACCGACGGAACTCGCGCGCAGATCCTCGAGCCGGCCTGCGACTACAAACGCGCCGGCGACGGCGATACGGGCCCCAATACGGGCGGCATGGGCGCGTATTCGCCCGCGTCGGATGTGGTGGACGGCGCCCTGCTGGAGCGGGTCAAGAGGGAAGTCATCGAACGCGCACGCCTCGGCCTGGAGCGCGACGGCATCGAGTACCGCGGCTGCCTCTACGCCGGGCTCATGATCACCAGCCGGGGTCCGTACGTGCTCGAATTCAACGCGCGTTTCGGCGATCCGGAGACGCAGGTGGTGCTGCCGCGCATCGAATCCGGCTTTCTGGAGGCGCTCTGCGAAATAGCCGGACTAAAGTCCGGCATACCACATCCGGGGTTAAAGCCCCGGCACTACAATACCGACATACCGCATTCAAGCTCGGCGTGCGTTGCGGTCGTCATGACCTCTGATGGATACCCGGAAAGTTCGAAGCCGGTCAGCGGCTTGCCGGCGCCCGCGCCTCAGGAGGACGTCACGTTCTTCTGGGGCGGCTCGAAAACGGCCGGCGACAAGATCGACGCGTCAGGCGGCCGGGTCCTCACCGTCAGCGCGCTCGGGGACTCGATCGCGAGCGCGCGCGAGCGTGCCTACGCCGCTTGCTCGGCGTACGCCGCATCACTGCCGCAGGACACCACGCTGCGCTGGCGCACGGACATCGCCGAGCGCGCGTCGAAGTCTGCAGTGAACGCGGCATTGACACCCCATGCCCCTTCGGGGTAA
- the guaA gene encoding glutamine-hydrolyzing GMP synthase yields the protein MPETVVILDFGAQYAQLIARRVREEHIYSEILPFDAPWDEIMARDPAAFILTGGPESVLADGAPHVPPQLAEAGKPVLGICYGLQEMARALGGEVVPGEIREFGKAELVVDAVHSPLFAGVAARSQAWMSHGDTVIQLPKGFITLAHTEACAQAAVGNPDTNWYGVQFHPEVKHTEFGRQVFHNFLRKIAGLSEKWEMASFIERSVEQIRAQVGEGKVLCALSGGVDSAVAATLTARAIGDRLTCVFVDHGLLREREAEQVVEAFRDVLHLNLIAVDARERFLSALAGVVDPEEKRKIIGREFIAVFEEHAKEFAGAKFLVQGTLYPDVIESKTPLSKAGHKIKTHHNVGGLPERMHLTLIEPLRLLFKDEVRRVGRELGLPEHVVNRQPFPGPGLAVRVLGAVDRERLDVLRRADAIAREEIERNADGELPWQYFAVLTPLQSVGVMGDGRTYANLVAIRAVSSEDGMTADWSRLPADVLARIATRIVNEVPGVNRVVYDVTSKPPATIEWE from the coding sequence ATGCCGGAGACCGTCGTGATCCTCGATTTCGGCGCCCAATACGCGCAGCTCATCGCCCGGCGAGTACGCGAGGAACACATCTACTCCGAGATATTGCCCTTCGATGCGCCGTGGGATGAGATCATGGCGCGCGACCCGGCGGCGTTCATCTTGACGGGCGGGCCGGAAAGCGTGTTGGCGGACGGCGCTCCCCACGTGCCGCCGCAGCTCGCCGAGGCCGGAAAACCCGTGCTGGGCATCTGCTACGGGCTGCAAGAGATGGCCCGCGCGCTGGGCGGCGAGGTCGTGCCCGGCGAGATCCGCGAGTTCGGCAAGGCGGAGCTGGTCGTGGACGCCGTCCACTCACCGCTCTTCGCGGGCGTGGCGGCGCGCTCGCAGGCGTGGATGAGCCACGGCGACACCGTCATCCAGCTGCCCAAGGGTTTCATCACCCTCGCTCACACCGAGGCCTGCGCCCAAGCCGCGGTCGGCAACCCGGATACGAATTGGTACGGGGTGCAATTCCACCCCGAGGTCAAGCACACCGAGTTCGGACGTCAAGTCTTCCATAATTTCTTGCGCAAGATCGCGGGCCTCTCGGAAAAATGGGAGATGGCGTCGTTCATCGAGCGCTCCGTCGAGCAGATCCGAGCGCAGGTCGGTGAGGGCAAAGTGCTGTGCGCGTTGTCGGGCGGCGTGGACAGCGCGGTAGCCGCTACGCTGACCGCACGCGCGATCGGCGACCGGCTGACCTGCGTCTTCGTCGATCACGGCTTGCTGCGCGAGCGCGAGGCCGAGCAGGTGGTCGAGGCGTTTCGCGACGTGCTGCACCTGAATCTGATCGCGGTCGACGCGCGCGAGCGTTTCTTGTCGGCGCTGGCCGGCGTGGTGGATCCCGAAGAGAAGCGCAAGATCATCGGACGGGAGTTCATCGCGGTGTTCGAAGAGCACGCCAAAGAGTTCGCCGGCGCCAAATTCCTCGTGCAGGGGACGCTCTATCCCGACGTTATCGAAAGCAAGACGCCGCTCTCTAAAGCAGGCCATAAGATCAAGACGCATCACAACGTAGGCGGATTGCCCGAGCGCATGCACCTGACGTTGATCGAGCCGCTGCGCTTGCTGTTCAAGGACGAAGTGCGCCGCGTCGGGCGCGAGCTGGGTTTGCCCGAGCACGTGGTCAACCGCCAGCCGTTTCCCGGCCCCGGTCTCGCCGTCCGCGTGCTCGGCGCGGTGGATCGCGAGCGCCTGGACGTTCTGCGCCGCGCCGACGCTATCGCGCGCGAGGAGATCGAGCGCAACGCGGACGGCGAACTGCCCTGGCAGTACTTCGCGGTGCTCACGCCGCTGCAAAGCGTCGGCGTGATGGGCGACGGCCGCACGTACGCGAACCTCGTCGCGATCCGCGCGGTGAGCAGCGAGGACGGCATGACCGCCGATTGGAGCCGTTTACCAGCGGATGTGCTTGCGCGCATCGCCACGCGCATCGTCAACGAAGTGCCCGGCGTGAACCGCGTGGTCTACGACGTCACGAGCAAACCGCCGGCGACGATCGAGTGGGAATAA
- a CDS encoding DUF1297 domain-containing protein has protein sequence MSDSVSQVLAKYELGALTLCCIGSHSALDVCLGAKREKLRTLVLTAARRERTYAQYYKTRSDGSGCVDETIALGHFAEVLDAGVQEKLLARSAIFVPNRSFEVYARQRYSYNQIEQGMRVPFFGSRRLLRAEERDEPGNQYELLASAGIRFPRRLKSAEDIDGLTLIKAPHAKVSFERAFFVAASPEQYRRRSQTLIAAGVISEQGLAGALLEEYVLGPTINLNFFWSPMLGELELLGTDTRRQTNVDGARSLLAIEQASLGGAFTPSMEEAGHMPATVTESMLEQAFDMGERFVEAARAARPPGIIGPFALQCVIAAGPPKSFVVYDVSLRIPGSPGTKYTPYSAYRWGRELSVGERIAKEVVLARAAGRLADILT, from the coding sequence ATGAGCGATTCCGTGTCCCAGGTGCTCGCGAAGTATGAGCTGGGCGCGCTGACGCTTTGCTGCATCGGCAGTCATTCCGCGCTCGACGTGTGTCTCGGCGCCAAGCGCGAGAAGCTCCGCACGCTCGTGCTCACGGCCGCGCGGCGCGAGCGGACGTATGCGCAGTACTACAAGACCCGTTCCGACGGCAGCGGCTGCGTGGACGAGACGATCGCGCTTGGTCATTTCGCCGAAGTGCTGGACGCCGGCGTGCAAGAGAAGCTGCTCGCACGCAGCGCCATCTTCGTGCCCAATCGCTCCTTTGAGGTGTACGCGCGGCAGCGTTATTCCTACAATCAAATAGAACAAGGCATGCGCGTGCCCTTCTTCGGTTCGCGCCGCCTGCTGCGCGCCGAAGAACGCGACGAACCCGGCAATCAATACGAACTGCTCGCGTCCGCCGGCATCCGGTTCCCACGGCGCCTAAAGAGCGCAGAGGACATCGATGGCTTGACGTTGATCAAGGCGCCGCACGCGAAGGTCTCGTTCGAGCGCGCGTTTTTCGTGGCCGCCAGTCCGGAGCAATATCGCCGCCGTTCGCAGACCCTCATCGCGGCGGGCGTCATCAGCGAGCAGGGTCTCGCCGGCGCGCTGCTCGAGGAGTACGTGCTCGGCCCGACCATCAACTTGAATTTCTTCTGGTCGCCGATGCTCGGAGAATTGGAGCTGCTCGGAACCGACACGCGGCGGCAGACCAACGTAGATGGAGCGCGCAGCCTGCTCGCCATCGAACAGGCCTCGCTCGGCGGCGCGTTCACGCCCTCGATGGAAGAAGCCGGGCACATGCCGGCCACCGTGACCGAGTCCATGCTCGAGCAGGCCTTCGACATGGGCGAGCGCTTCGTCGAAGCCGCGCGGGCGGCGCGCCCCCCGGGCATCATCGGGCCGTTCGCGCTGCAATGCGTCATCGCCGCCGGACCGCCGAAGTCGTTCGTCGTCTATGACGTCAGCTTGCGTATCCCGGGCTCGCCGGGCACCAAGTACACGCCCTATTCGGCGTATCGCTGGGGCCGCGAGCTGTCGGTCGGTGAGCGGATCGCGAAAGAAGTCGTGTTGGCGCGCGCGGCTGGCCGGCTGGCGGATATTCTCACGTAG
- a CDS encoding formate--phosphoribosylaminoimidazolecarboxamide ligase — protein MAKKTAAHLPQLYTIATLGSHSALQILKGAKDEGFHTLAVSTPQNEALYASFGFVDEVLVIPKYGDFPKVEKELNQRKCILVPHGSFVAYLSLDEHKAMTTPYFGNKAVLDWEADRMRQREWLLKAGLKMPRQFRKASEIDRPVIVKLYGAHGGKGYLFVKNAEDFATRASHLVEQQYIIQEYVIGVPVYIHYFYSPLTGKLEIMSMDRRYESNVDSLGRIPSADQEGWNIQPSYVVIGNQPISLRESLLAEAFHMGEAVVRISRELCPPRGLFGAFCLETIVTPDAEFFLMEVSARIVAGTNLFIDGSPYSYLNYDEPMSTGRRIARELKNALLSNSLSLVLDQSGIHFEDLVRPIKPVPIPGPGVPAN, from the coding sequence ATGGCAAAGAAAACCGCTGCGCATCTGCCCCAACTCTACACCATCGCCACGCTCGGCAGCCACTCCGCGCTCCAAATCCTCAAAGGCGCCAAGGACGAGGGCTTCCACACGCTCGCGGTGAGCACGCCGCAGAACGAAGCGCTGTACGCCAGCTTCGGGTTTGTGGACGAAGTGCTCGTCATACCCAAATACGGAGATTTTCCCAAGGTCGAAAAGGAGCTGAACCAGCGCAAGTGCATCCTCGTGCCGCACGGTTCGTTCGTCGCGTATCTTTCGCTCGACGAGCACAAGGCGATGACGACGCCGTATTTCGGCAACAAGGCGGTGTTGGACTGGGAAGCCGATCGCATGCGCCAGCGCGAATGGCTGCTCAAAGCCGGCTTGAAGATGCCGCGCCAGTTCCGCAAGGCGAGCGAAATCGACCGGCCGGTGATCGTCAAACTCTACGGCGCGCATGGCGGTAAAGGGTACTTGTTCGTCAAGAACGCGGAAGACTTCGCCACCCGCGCCTCGCATCTCGTCGAACAGCAATACATCATCCAGGAATACGTCATCGGCGTGCCGGTATACATCCATTATTTCTACTCGCCGTTGACCGGCAAGCTCGAGATCATGTCCATGGACCGTCGCTACGAAAGCAACGTCGATTCGCTTGGGCGCATCCCGTCGGCCGACCAAGAGGGCTGGAACATCCAGCCGAGCTACGTGGTGATCGGCAATCAGCCGATCAGCTTGCGCGAGTCGCTGCTCGCCGAAGCGTTCCACATGGGCGAAGCGGTCGTGCGGATCAGCCGCGAGCTGTGTCCGCCGCGCGGTCTCTTCGGCGCGTTCTGCCTCGAGACGATCGTCACGCCCGACGCGGAATTCTTCCTGATGGAAGTGTCGGCGCGCATCGTGGCCGGCACGAACCTGTTCATCGACGGCTCGCCGTACTCGTATCTGAACTACGACGAGCCGATGTCGACCGGCCGGCGCATCGCGCGCGAGCTCAAGAACGCGCTGCTGTCGAACAGCCTCTCGCTCGTGCTCGACCAGTCGGGCATACATTTCGAAGATTTGGTGCGGCCGATCAAACCGGTGCCGATCCCCGGCCCCGGCGTGCCGGCCAACTAG
- the purQ gene encoding phosphoribosylformylglycinamidine synthase I: MRSPKVAVIVFPGTNSEDETVDACRDAGMDASLFWWSDDVALLRRFNAYVMCGGFAHEDRVRAGAIAAKSPMVAVVKEEAKRGKFVLGLCNGAQVVAESGMLGDVAIARNLPSRRFQCRFVEVVTDDEPDRCAFTRGLSPGFSMRMPIAHGEGRFTGAPAYFDSLEERAQIVLRYAGTAPNGAMHRAAGICNEEGNVLALMPHPERSAWVFNASYATPGMRGKDPNQTVGSHAIFQCMARSLKGA, encoded by the coding sequence ATGCGTAGCCCGAAGGTCGCAGTCATCGTATTTCCCGGCACGAACTCAGAAGACGAGACGGTCGACGCCTGCCGTGATGCCGGCATGGATGCGTCATTGTTCTGGTGGAGCGATGATGTTGCTTTGCTGCGCAGATTCAACGCCTACGTCATGTGCGGAGGCTTCGCGCACGAGGACCGGGTGCGCGCGGGCGCGATCGCCGCGAAGAGCCCGATGGTTGCGGTCGTGAAGGAAGAGGCAAAGCGGGGCAAGTTCGTGCTCGGTCTGTGCAACGGCGCGCAGGTGGTCGCGGAGAGCGGCATGCTCGGCGACGTGGCGATCGCCCGCAACCTGCCATCGCGCCGTTTTCAGTGCCGGTTCGTCGAGGTCGTGACGGATGACGAACCTGATCGCTGCGCGTTCACGCGCGGCTTGTCGCCGGGTTTTTCCATGCGCATGCCGATCGCGCACGGCGAAGGCCGCTTCACCGGCGCGCCTGCGTATTTCGACTCCCTCGAAGAGCGCGCTCAGATCGTGTTGCGCTACGCAGGCACGGCACCGAACGGCGCCATGCACCGCGCCGCGGGGATCTGCAACGAAGAAGGCAATGTGCTTGCGCTCATGCCTCACCCGGAGCGCTCCGCATGGGTGTTCAACGCGTCCTACGCGACCCCGGGAATGCGCGGCAAAGACCCGAACCAAACCGTCGGCTCGCACGCGATCTTCCAGTGCATGGCGCGCTCGTTGAAAGGGGCTTGA